A DNA window from Branchiostoma lanceolatum isolate klBraLanc5 chromosome 17, klBraLanc5.hap2, whole genome shotgun sequence contains the following coding sequences:
- the LOC136422387 gene encoding alpha-N-acetylneuraminide alpha-2,8-sialyltransferase-like isoform X2 encodes MQQQLNNTERLSSIMQLRSRRCVLVLGVSIVCNVVLFLRVMQPRETHVTEFIRKEGEFQELRAAALQEPSRLTDDESHDVLRPDEPAFRSRDFQRTEKEEAIPKSDDEEDPETDDKDSEDNKQEDEKVVKPVAKENVFHESGMKDNGTAPATTSPPPEAVPTDNPNWVFNVTAADEFRTLVEEATKTQDIFVMTQRNVQLNKLLKYEAQKYYINVTRDLYNWLPRDPPFGFKKYKKCSVVGNGGILLKSGCGEKIDSADFVIRLNLPYMGNYSRDVGMKTNLVTANPTILKERFRSLRFRVNRDTFLNYTSHFQDAFMYFSAFTYRMCTTLSFNAYRTVQSVKGKRTNATVIFGHPQHLALATKFWKGQYKINERRLTSGLYLAGTALSLCEETHLYGFWPFDHDRQGRVLTHHYYDNVTMSAKHKRIRQHSIPEEFAVLRSLHNRGVLHMTTDRCS; translated from the exons ATGCAGCAGCAACTGAACAACACCGAA aGGCTGAGTAGTATTATGCAGCTGCGGTCACGGCGATGCGTCCTGGTGCTGGGCGTGTCCATCGTGTGCAATGTAGTCCTGTTCCTCCGTGTCATGCAACCACGTGAAACCCACGTGACGGAATTCATCCGCAAGGAAGGGGAATTCCAAGAACTCCGGGCAGCTGCTTTGCAAGAACCCAGCAG ATTAACGGATGACGAAAGTCACGACGTACTCAGACCAGACGAGCCAGCCTTCCGTTCTCGTGACTTCCAACGAACAGAAAAGGAGGAGGCGATTCCAAAATCTGACGATGAAGAAGATCCAGAGACTGATGATAAAGACAGTGAAGACAACAAGCAGGAGGATGAAAAGGTGGTGAAACCAGTTGCCAAGGAAAATGTTTTCCATGAATCGGGGATGAAGGACAATGGCACGGCCCCCGCCACCACCTCCCCACCGCCGGAAGCTGTCCCCACTGACAACCCCAACTGGGTCTTCAACGTCACGGCTGCAGACGAGTTCAG GACTCTTGTCGAAGAAGCAACTAAGACACAGGATATCTTTGTGATGACACAGAGAAACGTGCAATTAAACAAGCTTTTGAAGTACGAGGCACAAAAATATTACATCAACGTCACCAGGGACCTTTACAACTGGTTACCCAGG GATCCGCCGTTCGGCTTCAAGAAGTACAAGAAGTGCAGTGTGGTGGGGAACGGCGGGATCCTGCTGAAGAGCGGGTGTGGCGAAAAGATTGACTCAGCAGACTTCGTCATCAG ACTAAACCTGCCATATATGGGGAACTACTCAAGAGATGTTGGCATGAAGACCAACTTAGTTACGGCAAATCCTACCATATTAAAAGAAAG ATTTCGGAGCCTTCGGTTTCGAGtcaatagagacacctttctgaACTACACGTCACACTTTCAAGACGCGTTCATGTATTTTAGTGCGTTTACGTATAGGATGTGCACAACGTTATCTTTCAACGCTTACCGAACAGTGCAAAGTGTTAAGGGCAAACGAACCAATGCCACTGTAATATTTGGACACCCGCAACACCTAGCTCTGGCTACAAAATTCTGGAAAGGACAGTACAAGATAAACGAAAGAAGATTAACGTCAG GTCTGTACCTGGCGGGTACCGCCCTCAGCCTGTGTGAAGAGACCCATCTGTACGGGTTCTGGCCGTTCGACCACGACAGGCAGGGCCGCGTGCTCACACACCACTACTACGACAACGTCACCATGTCCGCCAAACACAAGAGAATTCGCCAACATTCCATCCCGGAGGAGTTCGCTGTGCTGCGCAGCCTCCATAACCGCGGCGTCCTACACATGACAACGGACAGGTGCTCTTGA
- the LOC136422387 gene encoding alpha-N-acetylneuraminide alpha-2,8-sialyltransferase-like isoform X3, with the protein MDSRELRLSSIMQLRSRRCVLVLGVSIVCNVVLFLRVMQPRETHVTEFIRKEGEFQELRAAALQEPSRLTDDESHDVLRPDEPAFRSRDFQRTEKEEAIPKSDDEEDPETDDKDSEDNKQEDEKVVKPVAKENVFHESGMKDNGTAPATTSPPPEAVPTDNPNWVFNVTAADEFRTLVEEATKTQDIFVMTQRNVQLNKLLKYEAQKYYINVTRDLYNWLPRDPPFGFKKYKKCSVVGNGGILLKSGCGEKIDSADFVIRLNLPYMGNYSRDVGMKTNLVTANPTILKERFRSLRFRVNRDTFLNYTSHFQDAFMYFSAFTYRMCTTLSFNAYRTVQSVKGKRTNATVIFGHPQHLALATKFWKGQYKINERRLTSGLYLAGTALSLCEETHLYGFWPFDHDRQGRVLTHHYYDNVTMSAKHKRIRQHSIPEEFAVLRSLHNRGVLHMTTDRCS; encoded by the exons ATGGACAGCCGGGAGCTG aGGCTGAGTAGTATTATGCAGCTGCGGTCACGGCGATGCGTCCTGGTGCTGGGCGTGTCCATCGTGTGCAATGTAGTCCTGTTCCTCCGTGTCATGCAACCACGTGAAACCCACGTGACGGAATTCATCCGCAAGGAAGGGGAATTCCAAGAACTCCGGGCAGCTGCTTTGCAAGAACCCAGCAG ATTAACGGATGACGAAAGTCACGACGTACTCAGACCAGACGAGCCAGCCTTCCGTTCTCGTGACTTCCAACGAACAGAAAAGGAGGAGGCGATTCCAAAATCTGACGATGAAGAAGATCCAGAGACTGATGATAAAGACAGTGAAGACAACAAGCAGGAGGATGAAAAGGTGGTGAAACCAGTTGCCAAGGAAAATGTTTTCCATGAATCGGGGATGAAGGACAATGGCACGGCCCCCGCCACCACCTCCCCACCGCCGGAAGCTGTCCCCACTGACAACCCCAACTGGGTCTTCAACGTCACGGCTGCAGACGAGTTCAG GACTCTTGTCGAAGAAGCAACTAAGACACAGGATATCTTTGTGATGACACAGAGAAACGTGCAATTAAACAAGCTTTTGAAGTACGAGGCACAAAAATATTACATCAACGTCACCAGGGACCTTTACAACTGGTTACCCAGG GATCCGCCGTTCGGCTTCAAGAAGTACAAGAAGTGCAGTGTGGTGGGGAACGGCGGGATCCTGCTGAAGAGCGGGTGTGGCGAAAAGATTGACTCAGCAGACTTCGTCATCAG ACTAAACCTGCCATATATGGGGAACTACTCAAGAGATGTTGGCATGAAGACCAACTTAGTTACGGCAAATCCTACCATATTAAAAGAAAG ATTTCGGAGCCTTCGGTTTCGAGtcaatagagacacctttctgaACTACACGTCACACTTTCAAGACGCGTTCATGTATTTTAGTGCGTTTACGTATAGGATGTGCACAACGTTATCTTTCAACGCTTACCGAACAGTGCAAAGTGTTAAGGGCAAACGAACCAATGCCACTGTAATATTTGGACACCCGCAACACCTAGCTCTGGCTACAAAATTCTGGAAAGGACAGTACAAGATAAACGAAAGAAGATTAACGTCAG GTCTGTACCTGGCGGGTACCGCCCTCAGCCTGTGTGAAGAGACCCATCTGTACGGGTTCTGGCCGTTCGACCACGACAGGCAGGGCCGCGTGCTCACACACCACTACTACGACAACGTCACCATGTCCGCCAAACACAAGAGAATTCGCCAACATTCCATCCCGGAGGAGTTCGCTGTGCTGCGCAGCCTCCATAACCGCGGCGTCCTACACATGACAACGGACAGGTGCTCTTGA
- the LOC136422387 gene encoding alpha-N-acetylneuraminide alpha-2,8-sialyltransferase-like isoform X1 — MAGGLFAYPAIISLLARRSTPSNASYFGACCSIPVLQLLTRLSSIMQLRSRRCVLVLGVSIVCNVVLFLRVMQPRETHVTEFIRKEGEFQELRAAALQEPSRLTDDESHDVLRPDEPAFRSRDFQRTEKEEAIPKSDDEEDPETDDKDSEDNKQEDEKVVKPVAKENVFHESGMKDNGTAPATTSPPPEAVPTDNPNWVFNVTAADEFRTLVEEATKTQDIFVMTQRNVQLNKLLKYEAQKYYINVTRDLYNWLPRDPPFGFKKYKKCSVVGNGGILLKSGCGEKIDSADFVIRLNLPYMGNYSRDVGMKTNLVTANPTILKERFRSLRFRVNRDTFLNYTSHFQDAFMYFSAFTYRMCTTLSFNAYRTVQSVKGKRTNATVIFGHPQHLALATKFWKGQYKINERRLTSGLYLAGTALSLCEETHLYGFWPFDHDRQGRVLTHHYYDNVTMSAKHKRIRQHSIPEEFAVLRSLHNRGVLHMTTDRCS, encoded by the exons ATGGCGGGTGGTTTGTTTGCGTATCCCGCCATCATCAGTCTATTAGCGCGAAGGTCGACACCGAGTAATGCCAGTTATTTTGGTGCTTGCTGCTCGATACCAGTTCTGCAACTACTGACG aGGCTGAGTAGTATTATGCAGCTGCGGTCACGGCGATGCGTCCTGGTGCTGGGCGTGTCCATCGTGTGCAATGTAGTCCTGTTCCTCCGTGTCATGCAACCACGTGAAACCCACGTGACGGAATTCATCCGCAAGGAAGGGGAATTCCAAGAACTCCGGGCAGCTGCTTTGCAAGAACCCAGCAG ATTAACGGATGACGAAAGTCACGACGTACTCAGACCAGACGAGCCAGCCTTCCGTTCTCGTGACTTCCAACGAACAGAAAAGGAGGAGGCGATTCCAAAATCTGACGATGAAGAAGATCCAGAGACTGATGATAAAGACAGTGAAGACAACAAGCAGGAGGATGAAAAGGTGGTGAAACCAGTTGCCAAGGAAAATGTTTTCCATGAATCGGGGATGAAGGACAATGGCACGGCCCCCGCCACCACCTCCCCACCGCCGGAAGCTGTCCCCACTGACAACCCCAACTGGGTCTTCAACGTCACGGCTGCAGACGAGTTCAG GACTCTTGTCGAAGAAGCAACTAAGACACAGGATATCTTTGTGATGACACAGAGAAACGTGCAATTAAACAAGCTTTTGAAGTACGAGGCACAAAAATATTACATCAACGTCACCAGGGACCTTTACAACTGGTTACCCAGG GATCCGCCGTTCGGCTTCAAGAAGTACAAGAAGTGCAGTGTGGTGGGGAACGGCGGGATCCTGCTGAAGAGCGGGTGTGGCGAAAAGATTGACTCAGCAGACTTCGTCATCAG ACTAAACCTGCCATATATGGGGAACTACTCAAGAGATGTTGGCATGAAGACCAACTTAGTTACGGCAAATCCTACCATATTAAAAGAAAG ATTTCGGAGCCTTCGGTTTCGAGtcaatagagacacctttctgaACTACACGTCACACTTTCAAGACGCGTTCATGTATTTTAGTGCGTTTACGTATAGGATGTGCACAACGTTATCTTTCAACGCTTACCGAACAGTGCAAAGTGTTAAGGGCAAACGAACCAATGCCACTGTAATATTTGGACACCCGCAACACCTAGCTCTGGCTACAAAATTCTGGAAAGGACAGTACAAGATAAACGAAAGAAGATTAACGTCAG GTCTGTACCTGGCGGGTACCGCCCTCAGCCTGTGTGAAGAGACCCATCTGTACGGGTTCTGGCCGTTCGACCACGACAGGCAGGGCCGCGTGCTCACACACCACTACTACGACAACGTCACCATGTCCGCCAAACACAAGAGAATTCGCCAACATTCCATCCCGGAGGAGTTCGCTGTGCTGCGCAGCCTCCATAACCGCGGCGTCCTACACATGACAACGGACAGGTGCTCTTGA
- the LOC136422387 gene encoding alpha-N-acetylneuraminide alpha-2,8-sialyltransferase-like isoform X4, whose amino-acid sequence MQLRSRRCVLVLGVSIVCNVVLFLRVMQPRETHVTEFIRKEGEFQELRAAALQEPSRLTDDESHDVLRPDEPAFRSRDFQRTEKEEAIPKSDDEEDPETDDKDSEDNKQEDEKVVKPVAKENVFHESGMKDNGTAPATTSPPPEAVPTDNPNWVFNVTAADEFRTLVEEATKTQDIFVMTQRNVQLNKLLKYEAQKYYINVTRDLYNWLPRDPPFGFKKYKKCSVVGNGGILLKSGCGEKIDSADFVIRLNLPYMGNYSRDVGMKTNLVTANPTILKERFRSLRFRVNRDTFLNYTSHFQDAFMYFSAFTYRMCTTLSFNAYRTVQSVKGKRTNATVIFGHPQHLALATKFWKGQYKINERRLTSGLYLAGTALSLCEETHLYGFWPFDHDRQGRVLTHHYYDNVTMSAKHKRIRQHSIPEEFAVLRSLHNRGVLHMTTDRCS is encoded by the exons ATGCAGCTGCGGTCACGGCGATGCGTCCTGGTGCTGGGCGTGTCCATCGTGTGCAATGTAGTCCTGTTCCTCCGTGTCATGCAACCACGTGAAACCCACGTGACGGAATTCATCCGCAAGGAAGGGGAATTCCAAGAACTCCGGGCAGCTGCTTTGCAAGAACCCAGCAG ATTAACGGATGACGAAAGTCACGACGTACTCAGACCAGACGAGCCAGCCTTCCGTTCTCGTGACTTCCAACGAACAGAAAAGGAGGAGGCGATTCCAAAATCTGACGATGAAGAAGATCCAGAGACTGATGATAAAGACAGTGAAGACAACAAGCAGGAGGATGAAAAGGTGGTGAAACCAGTTGCCAAGGAAAATGTTTTCCATGAATCGGGGATGAAGGACAATGGCACGGCCCCCGCCACCACCTCCCCACCGCCGGAAGCTGTCCCCACTGACAACCCCAACTGGGTCTTCAACGTCACGGCTGCAGACGAGTTCAG GACTCTTGTCGAAGAAGCAACTAAGACACAGGATATCTTTGTGATGACACAGAGAAACGTGCAATTAAACAAGCTTTTGAAGTACGAGGCACAAAAATATTACATCAACGTCACCAGGGACCTTTACAACTGGTTACCCAGG GATCCGCCGTTCGGCTTCAAGAAGTACAAGAAGTGCAGTGTGGTGGGGAACGGCGGGATCCTGCTGAAGAGCGGGTGTGGCGAAAAGATTGACTCAGCAGACTTCGTCATCAG ACTAAACCTGCCATATATGGGGAACTACTCAAGAGATGTTGGCATGAAGACCAACTTAGTTACGGCAAATCCTACCATATTAAAAGAAAG ATTTCGGAGCCTTCGGTTTCGAGtcaatagagacacctttctgaACTACACGTCACACTTTCAAGACGCGTTCATGTATTTTAGTGCGTTTACGTATAGGATGTGCACAACGTTATCTTTCAACGCTTACCGAACAGTGCAAAGTGTTAAGGGCAAACGAACCAATGCCACTGTAATATTTGGACACCCGCAACACCTAGCTCTGGCTACAAAATTCTGGAAAGGACAGTACAAGATAAACGAAAGAAGATTAACGTCAG GTCTGTACCTGGCGGGTACCGCCCTCAGCCTGTGTGAAGAGACCCATCTGTACGGGTTCTGGCCGTTCGACCACGACAGGCAGGGCCGCGTGCTCACACACCACTACTACGACAACGTCACCATGTCCGCCAAACACAAGAGAATTCGCCAACATTCCATCCCGGAGGAGTTCGCTGTGCTGCGCAGCCTCCATAACCGCGGCGTCCTACACATGACAACGGACAGGTGCTCTTGA